The sequence below is a genomic window from Eleginops maclovinus isolate JMC-PN-2008 ecotype Puerto Natales chromosome 20, JC_Emac_rtc_rv5, whole genome shotgun sequence.
AGACAAAGGTAACACACACTTAtgtataaacacatacacacacacacacacacacacacacacacacacacacacacacacacacacacacacacacacacacacacacacacacacacacacacacacacacacacacacacacacacacacacacacacactcacatactaGTGCCTAAGTCGAGGGGATGTTTTATGACTTAGTGGATGTGAACTATCATGTGTACAATTAGGATAAAGTAACACACATCTGTTCTTTCCCTCATTCCCCCGTCTGTGGCTTCTCGTTTTGTCCGCATTTATCCTTGCTATGTTTCGTCTCAGCCTCACTCTCCGCGGAGTAAGGAAACATTagaggagaagggggagaaaaacccagttttttaaacttttctgtttgtttcatgtGAGATTTACATCTTGCAGCCTGACGCCAGGCCCCTGAAACCACTCACACTCCCTCATCGCAATTCGCACCTTCTTCTCACCCCTGCTCTCCACTTTTTCTcaacagacatgttttattgctACTTTCTTGCTGCTCAAAGTgatatgtttttgtctgttaTCCGTTTTCTTTCCTGCTTGTTCCCTTCTGAATTGTTAAGTTCCCATTGCTCCGTGCTTTGACCTGTCGGAAAAAAATGTCTCTCCGAGTGCGTTtcagaaagaagaaaggaaagagagaagaagagaggattGGCACGTTGGCATGCCAGCTGCCTACCTCAAATTCTTAAAGAATGAGAGAGTCTGTGTTTCCAGTAGGTTACTGAAGCAAAGCTCATAACGGCAGATGCATCAATGTGGGAAAATCATTGAGAGGGGTTTAGAAATGAAATGAGAAATGCCTGTGGTGAagtccatctgtgtgtgtgtgtgtggttgtgtgcgtgtgcgtgtgtgtgtgcgtgtgcgtgtgtgtgtgtgtgtgtgtgtgtgtgtgtgtgtgtgtgtgtgtgtgtgtgtgtgtgtgtgtgtgtgtgtgtgtgtgtgtgtgtgtgtaaaatagcGTGCCAACTCCGATCTCATTTCGGTGGAATCTCTCGGATACAGTGTAAAGACTGTATCTGAAGATCTACCCACACAATTAATCTTTCTCTTACTCCCGAGCTGTAATAATGCAGTAATTGTATTGGTTAGAAACAAGATGCACAAGTGATTTATCTCTGTGTAAGAATTAGTTTGTCTAACTGTTTTCCCTCTCTGACTGTCTGCTTCCTTGTTGGCTTTGGCTAAGTTTCCCCCTGTCcagctttctgtttgtctccacCTTCGAGGATCCCACATGCTCAGCTTGTTTATTTTCATCCCGCTTCTTTCACTCActctttttcattgtttttctcactatttttcatctttttttattaataaatagaACTGTTTACTGAAGTTTTGCGGACCAGAACAAGAAGTTTGATTCATCTAGGCGGCAGCTGGCAACCCAAACAGCTGGAGCCAGAGATGAATGAGGTTTTTGAGATAGATGGAGCTACACAAAGAGAGAGTGAAGGACATTGGCGAGGAGTTTGTTGATGAaatagaggagaggagatgtaggtcacccctccctccctccctccctccctccctccgtctctcCCACCCATCAGAGTTATTTGTCAGTAGAGATTGAGCAAGGAgaacacacatgttcacatcCGAGCAAGAGTCAGCAATACAAAGTCTTTAAACTAATCAAAAGGATCAGGGGATTTGTAGTGTTACTGTAATGAACATGTTGTTTTCATGTACTTGCGATGAACAGCCGCATATAATGCATGTTAAATTTGTGTTCTTGGGATAAAGGTCTTTTCTGGCTTCACTGTTCAAGGCAAACCTCTGGAGAAACATCTTGCTGTCCATTTCCACCCCTTTGGCTCTCCTCTGTTCCACCCTCTCTGTCCTTCcttcactcctcttcctcccctctcttttctgtgttttactgcCAGGAAAAGTAAATCACAGCATGACTTTCTGTCTTGATCTCATTTTGGCTTAAATGTGTTGAGTCTGAGGTCCACAGCTGCTTCTTGCCTTGCACTTTTTTAGCAAGACAAAATGAAAGCAGATACTTAACCCCCCAACCCCATCATGCATCTCAACACTCAGCAGTAACGCACATATCACCTATCGTTATTATTCCTTGCTGCCTCATAATTTGCAAGGTGGTAAAGGTTACACGgcatcacacactcacacacacacaagcagccacatgcacacactgacatttttctttgttgggCTTGATATCTCCTAGCATTAGTGttccactgcaaacacacattaaactcAAACTACAGATTTCCTCGGGAACAAAGTCAAGATTAATTTGAGTTCAACAGCCCAGTTCTTTGGTGTGCTTAGTGTCTAAAAGCAATAGGTAACAGAGAAATAGTTAGCAAAAAGGGTTATTTTATACTAAGTGACAGTTGGTCTTTGATGATAACTAAACAGCTATTTATTTCATACAAGAAATACAACATCTTCTTTAAAGGATTTCCTTGAATAAATAGTACAAATTAAGCCGTGTATCCATTATGGAATCCAATCAGATCTCAATAAACAAATATCTTACACCTGATGCTAAATCAGGGGAAGATTGAAGTCCTTTCAGTTCATCTAGCATAGGACCACAACATTTTAGGATACGTCCCAACATTTTAGGACATGTCCCAAATTGTATGACAACCCATCAAAAAGCTGTAGAGACATTTCACTCCACGCACAGCATTATGGTTGTTCTTGAGGAAAATGAGAGTAATTAGAAATGCATGAAtagggaaccatgaatgtctgGACCACAGTTAAGGTAGTGTCAAGATGGTAACTGTTACCAGAATCGAAAAGTAAATAGAAGTTCTGTGTTACTCATTTCTGTTCTATGTACAGTACggtattgtttatttcattactAAATGGTGACTATTGTAAACTCTGCATTACTCAGACACCACTAAGGCTGAATCACCACGAGTCATCAATGTTATCCTGCCCGACCAGAGACACTACTTTCTGCTGCCGCTGGGCTACGTCCTCACCTCCTTCCTGCTCTTGGCCTTCATTATactcatcatcatcctcatcacaCGCAGACGTAAAACCAAAGGTCTGACCTGCTGTATCTTAGTCGGACTGTaaatttacattgaaataacaTTTGTAAATCTCATCTTATCTTCTTGTACTTTCAGAGTTTTACTCACAACCATCCACGAGGTgagaacacagaaaacacacataattAATGTCTTACTGTTTAACACACTCAATTGTCTATATCATACCGTGATAGGTCCAGCAGAAGTGAAAGCACCTCAGAAGAGTTTGAGATGGACATAACTGATGTCAATGTGAGCAGTCTGGAGTCTGGTGGAGAGCCAAGACTTGGTAAGGAAAGATGAAGAAAGTGGCTTTTGtctggactgtgtgtgtttgacttccTCCTGTGTGATTTTAGAATTCAAGAACAACCTGCTGAAAGAGAAGGTCCACACTAACACTCAGCCTAAAGTCATTGATCTTGACAAAGGTAACACACAACAAAGATCAAAGTCAGattcatgaaaaacaaatgtctcATTTTCAATTTTCCTTAACTTCAAATGTGCCTTTACTTCTTTCCAGAGATGCAGAAATTTTCAAAATGAGGAAGAGACAAATAGATGGCGAAACTTGAGTCACTGGCTGGTCCAGAAGCTGCACTCCAAACTTAACCCcaccacaaaaaaaatcagttttttaaaaagccaacaTTGAGGCCTTTTGTTGTTTGAATTGTAAGTACTAGAGACcaagaaaaatgtgttacattttctttcattttacttGATCAAACTACAACATCTGGACATGGACCCTTTGGCGCTACCCAGAGGGGACTTTTAAACAGAGCTGTGTCTGTTAAAGCAGCAATGTGTGCACACGATAAATAAAGTTGTGATCgagtacattttcatttgatactGCTTCGATGATTATACCTAAAGCGTAAAAAGATacagttttttcttcttttttttaactcacaTATCCATCTTTGCTTAACTGACTGGACTGAAGCATAACTGAAGCTGTATTCTTAGTAGCTCCTGCTATGCTATGATGCTTTATGCCAACTGACCAATGAAGCAGTGTATgtaaacaatgttttgttttgatgctcatactgtttttttgtgtaatgttACTTTTTACACTTATTAAAATGGCAATGTGTGATGCTGATTTTAACTGATGTTGGTTATTCGTGATTTTTTAAAGGGCTAAATTTGTCTCTTTGTATTCAATAAACGTTTGGTAACGGGCTAGGAAAAGCAAGTAtgtaaataatattaacaaaagCTTTGCTCTATTCAAGTATTTCATCacagtgagccagcatgcacaATAATAGGAATTTAGCCATCATTCTTTTACTATTTACGTCTGTTTTTTCTACTATATGTCAAATGAAGGGCAATGTAATACTTGGTGGTTCCCAAACTGAATTTCAGCCCATTATTTACAATTTGAGAGAAAGATACTTTGgattattttgaatttgaatgacatgttttgttaattatttccaaaatgaCCGGTTACACAACAAATATGAGAATAACTGCGGCTTGGTAGCAGTAAAGCCAATGCACTGCAGCAATCTGTAATGTAGTTAGCTGCAGCTGTTGAAAGGTCAGTATGTCTGATGTGTCAAATTAAATGGAAAATTCAACCCAAAAATAAATGGGTTTACTACTTACCTGTAGCTGTAATTATAATTATGGCCACGATCAGATCTGCCTTCTGATTTTAAGGTCACAATCAGATTTTCAATTCAATGTTAAAAACATTTGGCACACATAAGAGCATGTTACgacatcatttattcattattttgtgtcACAAACAAAAGTCCCTGAATTCAAGACAAATGGCGTTTTTAAACTCTTTGTGGAGTTGGTTTTGTACTCTTTGTGGAGTTGGTTTTGTGTCCTTTTTCTATAAAATACTTTGTACTGTAATATTCTTTCAATCTAAAAATGGTAGAAAACCCTGTTCTGTCTTGCGCTTTTGGATAACTGCATCGTCGATTGcacgctcacactcacacactcaatcaaacctCACACACTTGCAATCTGAAGCCAGTATGAAAAAATTagcaacaacatttaaatgggTCATTTAAAtcccctctgtctttctctttcacacacaaacaaacaaacagccagtcaacagaaacagagtctaaagaggaaataaatccaGTGAGTAAACCCCGGATCTAAGGACATTTGGATCAAAGCTGTGTCTTTACATTAAAGGTAAGTTGAAGTAACTGTGGGGTGCTGGTACACGACGTCGGGTTGAGTTTGTGTTGTAGCAATAAATTCAATTTGAACTCCTAATGTTGTTTCTGAGTTGGACGAACATAAAAACAGATGTTCTAGACATGAGAAAATCCACCCTATGGAATAGACAAACATCTCAAATACAATCACTTAACAGGACTAGGACAGGAACATTATGAACAGAgcagaacatgtgtgtttgtgtaagtgtcCATCAAAAATGTCTACCATGGGTCAACCATGGTACGTTTCTGTGCAGTTGAAGTGGTATCCGTACAGCACTCTATGTCTCTGAAGAAGAGTCTGTTGTGTGCTCTGACCCTCAAACAGGGCCTGcactgtctttgtctttgtcacACATCCAACCTGAGTCTGTGTGTACACAGTGCTCATGCTTAGGGTCAACAAACATCTTCCTCCATTGAGTGTCAGGTGGTTCATTGTGCCGATTTCTGTTcagttttaaatacaaacttaaCCCCTACAAGGGCCTATGAACACTACAAAGAGAGAGGTATCATTTTTATGGTCCGTTAAAGGCAGTCACATTAGGCTTGCTGAGAGGAAAGCTCCTTTATCTCCTCCGGTCCTTAGAAATTGTTCCTGTCTCTAAAGCCTTAACAATACATGGTAAACATCAAACTAAAGCATAGGGGTCGACTCCTCTGGTTCGGGAGGCGCATGGTGGGAGTTTTTTAAGGTTTCTGGCAGAGCTGGTTGGTACTTTTTAGGGGTTCCCTCAAGAGTCCAGTACAGGTACGATTGAGTCCTGCTGTGGGATCTCCAGAGAGGATGGGCTCTCATTGGCAGTAGGAGGAGGGGACACTTTGACCCCTTGTCCCGCGTTGCAACTCACACAACCCTATAAGACGCAAAGATTCATAAAACATGTGTTGAGCAGAAAGTGTAATATGTtgctgatgagtgtgtgtgagtggaggCCCCTACCTGTGTGTCTATCTCCTGTGGGATAATGTGCTGTTGGATACAGGGATGGACTTCTGCCAGCTCCAGTCTCTGCTCCGAGCTGAACCATGGCTGCAGGGGCTGAAGCACCCTCAGCTTCTCCCTGTCCTCCGCCAACACCTCATTTTGATCCCTGGACGAGAGAAAAGACGAGATCCAAGGCAAAGACGGCGAGGTTAGGTCACATCTGGGATTGGTAGTGCACTCACGGCAACATACTGTCTGTATGCAACAAATACGGGTACTGATTTAAATATGTTctattttatgttcatttatacCTATTTCTACTAATTGGTAAGCACTTTGTGACGTGTTTCTTATATGAAAGAtgatatacaaatatttgcttttgtttttattactgtaTTAATCTTagaagataatacatttaaaaaatttGATGTGAGAAGGTGGAATTGCATAAAAGGATTAAACTGTTACACAATCAAGTCAGCAGAGGGCACCTGTCGACTAAATTTCAGCATCGTCTTAAGCAGCTACCCTGACTACTGTAAGTACAGCCCATTACTACTAGTCATGTTAAAACCAGGTTTGAGAGACTAAGCTATGATGCTAATGGTAAGCTCGAGGTCATGTTTTGTTCATCATGGAAATGCTAATGTACCTGCTGTGGATCTGGTACGTCATCATGACCCGCTCAGGTGTGTGCTGGATCATTCCCCACAGAGAGTTCTCCGCCCGACTGTCAAAGCTGCACTGCTGCTCTGCCGGTGCCTCCTGGCTCTTACAGGCTTTTCGGGATGTGTCCGATGAATCGTTGCTGGCAAAGTATTTGCTACTGTTGCTGCTGCCTGTAAAACAAGGAATAATCTGCCTCAATCAGATCCTGAGCACTGACTAGCATTATCACTGACTAGCATTATCATCAAGTGTATTAAGATGTACaattgattgatttaaaaaaaaaaagttttgtgttttccctctcaCCAGTTTGTGAGGTGGAGGTTCCATTGGAGCCAGATCCAGATCCCAGGGAGCCTCTGGACTCTCCAGACCCAGAGGCGTTGGAGCCGGTCCCAGACCTGGCATCCTCCTGCATCAGCAGGTCGAGCAGCTCACTGGATGTTAACTGGGCATCATGGTTCCCTGACCCACTGGGGTTATCACCCTGATCAATGCAAAGGTTGAACCGTCAGAACTAAGCAAAGTATATCTTAGAAAACAATGGGAGAGATATGTTCTTTTTATCATCTTATACTGGGTATGCATGACAGACTGACCTGGTTGGCATCCTGTTGGCAGAGGCTTTCTGCATGGTTGAGCCCGGTACTGCTCTGCCCTTCATTCGGCTTTggcagctcctcctgcagcaagTTCAGCTGCAGTGGAGAACTGGAGCGAGAACTGGAGAATAAAGCTTGAGGCCcagccacctcctcctcctccccgaCAGAGGAGCTGGCTCTGGGTGACAAAAGCAGAGGGCTGAGGCTGGTCTGAGTGAGGGGACCTGGCTGGGCCTGGAACGGGGGCTGAGGGAGCGGGATGTTACCAAGAGCAAAGCCTGCCATGGTGATGGGTGCATGAGGCAGCAAAGTAGAAGTGGACAGGGGGTACCCTGGAGTGAATGGTGGGTAACTGGGCAAGATGACAGCCATGACCGGAGTAATGTACGGGTTGACGCCCAGTGCTGGAGCCATGGGCTGCATGTTGGGAAAGTTGGGAATATTGTGCAGGTTATGGAAATGATCCATCTGGAATGGTTGACTGCCCGGCAGGCTCTGAGCAGCCTGCATGATGTTGAAGCAGAGCTGGGTTTGGTCCGGAGGCTGCAGCACCATGGGGGTTCCTCCAGACAGCTGCTGTAGTCTGGTAATTTGCCCCGGACCAGGCTGGGTAATCATGGGGAAATATTGCGCCTGGAGAGGGGATGTTTGGCTGTAGAGTGCCCCTATCTTGGGCTGGGAGGACTCTGAATAGGGCCAGGAGGAGTTTGGGACCCGACGAGGAGGGCCAGCTAGGGAAGCGTAGCTGTCTGAGGATCCCTGGGGTTTGTGGTGCTTGTGTCTGGGCTTCCCCCTCCGAGGGCGGTTCATCCCTCCAGCGCTCAATGGAGGTGGGTAGTCTCCTGAGTTGAGAAGGATGCAAAATAAGTTTTATTGTAGATGCTGAGgttagtttaaaaaacaatatttagaaGATCCACACGTGTTACAGGACATTTATAAGTTAATGCTTACCTGGCTGGTGGGAGTGAGCCATGGAGCCGTTGTCCAGCTGAAGATAGGAGCTGTAGGGGCTCTGCAGGATACGATGATGAAATCGATCCACATACTCTTGCTCCTGCTTCTGGGTGTGAGCTGACAGCACCTCCTTGGTGAGACCTATTAACATTGGTTCCTCTGTGGCGGGGCTCGAGGCGGGCCGGACAGAGGTCGGAGCAGCATCAGCTGGCTCACTGCCCATTGGGGTGTCCTCCAGTGCTGTAGCCTCTGAGAGGAGAACAATTAGGACATTCAAGATGGTTTATGTGTcctttttgtccctttttaaaGAATACCTAAAGAGAATGACGGTAAAACATAAATTCAGTATGTAGTACCTGATTCAGGCTGTGGCACATGGACGATGGTGCTGCTGTACGAACAATGGCTGGTGACAGAGACTACACTCATGGCCTTAGTAGACATTGTGATGTCTGTCAGAGGTGTTCCAACAACTGCAGCTGATGTCGGAGTGCCTGAGGCCGCACTGTCCAAAACCACTGAAGAGTGAGGGGAAACAAGTATAACAGTTGAtgttgtttctgaaaaaaatattacCAAAATGATTAACGAGTAGTAAACTGTGTGGTGTATGTCGTGTGTTTCTACCATCCGAGCGGGCCCGAGCGGTGTCGGTGGCTTCAGCAGGCTTGTTGTCTTCTGAGgtagaggatgaggaagagaaggaatGAGAGTCACTCTTCCTCTTGAGGGCTGGGCCTGTACAGctctccaaatatctggaacacaCAATGGCACACAATTAACTGGGTACTATGATATGATTCATAATATTAGTGTAATGTAAAGAAATGGCTTTTTGAGGACCAACAATGTCAACACTGATGCTATTTGTATTCACTTTGAATCTAACTGTACTTATGCTGTTTTCTTCTACTTATGTTATTTAGCTGTATGGAAACTGGCCTTGAGGCAAGATTTGGTATATTAACATTTGTTTGGATGTTGAATAAAGAAAGTTCCTTTAGTTTGTTATAAACTCAAAGGATCCTTGGCATTATGATGCTGCTACCACATACCTGATGATATTGTCCACACAGTTTATCTGCTGATAGGAGGGAATGTATGTTTGCTTCCTGCTTTGCTCGTGATCCCCAACCTCAGGGCTGGAAACAGCAGGGGGCAGACGTGCTGCAGGCATAAAGAATCATTTTTGGCAATATTACTATACTTCAACCTGTTACaacattaaatgtatgttttggttttgtcaTTAGAGCTGCATTACCTGTGGCTCGTTTCCCAAGAAGAGCATTTTTGTGATTGTAACCCAGATAAGCGTGCTGGCGCCAACTCTTGACTCGTTTTACATCAGCACAGATCTGGTGCAAAGTCACCTGCAAAAATACAGACAATGTATCATCGTGAGTATCCACGGCAGCAGCATTTCCCCTGGCTTCCCGGTGAGTGATGTCGTTGCGATGTCTCACCGGTTCCCGGCGCGAGTCCTCCCACAGGTTCCCATTGCTGTCACTTGAAGAAGCTATGCTGATGTAGTGCTCGTGAGAGCCGTTACTCCCCAGACTGCCGTAACCACTGGAACCATTGTTGTGGACCGGCTGCGgagaagagacacaaagaagTGAAGGTACCAGAAAAAGTCAAACAGCAAGAAGAGTTGCATGTGTCTGATAGAGAGTTACTTGTGCTCACTttgtgctaaatgctaatgaaCTGGAAGTAGAGAAATCACatgaaagtatttttttttggtACATGTTACAATGGCTGTACATCTACAGAAATCCATATGGTCTAGGATTGCAACTGGCTTTGTCTATCAATTAATATatcatgtatatattttagCAATAAAATCTCTTAAAAAAGGCCAAAAATGGGCATCAAATAATGATACTTGAGAAAATGTACCTGCAGGAATAGTTTATAGATCTTTGCTTGTAGATCTTTAATCTCCTCATGGTTGACGGGGACATCCTCTTTAGTAGGAGCAGCAAACACATCCTCATTCAGCGGACTCCTGGTAAAGAAAGACAATAAAGTTCACTCAAATTTGACatgatttatttcaatttaatgcTGCTCTGAGCAACACAAGTGCTGTTCCAGCATTTTGCTGTAGCAGCACTTGCAGGTCaggacatttaaataacaaaacctcCTCCTGAGCACAGAGAAAGCATGAACACTGAAAAACATAACACTTCAAGGTGTTGCATTTGAAATGGGAGGTACCATAATTAATTATATAGCCCTACACATATTGTTCGTTCTTGTCATGTTCTGTTTCAAAACCAAATTGTATAACAGTGGGAAAAAATGgccatgttgttttgtttttctgtataaAACCAAGAAAGACAAACTGaagaacaaacaacaacaatcacaaAAGCAGAAGACAGGTTTCCctggcttttgtttttctgcaatgGCCataatgtttctctttctctcttcttcacAGACCCATGCATTTTAAAAGCCTTCTTACTGTAGTCGGAAAATATAAGTAAGAAATCACACACGGATTAAAGCAGACCAATTAACCAGGGTTGAGGTTGAATGTACAATCTATAGGTGCTATAAAGATGAATTCAATTACCCAGGCTGTTATTCAGTCGTTTTTCAGTCACTGCCTGTTGATGTACCTTCCAAACAATTCAATGATCGGAATAGAATGATTTCAACTTTTTATGGAAAAGCAGAAACCAAGAATTAGATTTCACACATCACAACTGCCCCAGAACAAAGGTGGAatttatttattctgctttgaaaaatattacagagcagcagagcagggcTTTCTGATTTTTTGATGTGAAGCAAAATGGAAGGActcatttacatatttcttGGGAATGTcctaacattttttaaattggtaAACGTTGCATGAATCAAAGCCATGAATCATATCCTCATAAGGGACCCACAGACCTTAATGAAGCATATAGATTTGATCCTCCCCCTAACAAAATGGTTTAATGCTGTGCTGTTTGTACTTACGTCCTGACTTTGTGCCGTCCAATGATGAATGCCACCTTGCGGCTCCAAGGGTTGATAAAGCTGGACCAGCTGGTATCCAAGGTGATGTGGTCTCCGTTCTGACAGCGCAGGCGGACTGGATAGTGCTCGAACGGAGACTGGCCGGCATACTTCAACACTAcacataaaagagaaaatggaagaggaaaaaaaagtcaagacaGGATGAAGATGTAGCAGAATGCATCATTGACCGTTcaatataaacaacactttgtGAAACCTGAGGTGGATCAGATATAGGGGGAACAATTATTAAGTTAATCTACCAATAACTTTTATGTTCAAAGTCAAAATCCACAAAACACGAGGTATATTTTTCCTCCTTACCTTTCCGGTGCATGGACAGCATGAGGGGTCTGTCGTCCGGGTGAATGCAAGTCAATAACGATGTACCAATCAGATCCTGGGGAAGGTATCCAAGCAACGGCACAGCCCTGTGGATTATAATCATCAAATTAACTTCAACACTCTCAGACATTATAAACTCTGATTGTGATTGTGTTTACCAACCTGTCATCCACCTCCAGGAACACACAGCCGGGGGAGTGTGTGGTGGTGAAGATGCGCTTGTCCATGGGGATCCGGGGTGCTGCACGAGGGAATAAGAGCAATGTCAGAGAAATGGAGAAATGTCAAAGGAAGTAGATAAGAAACTTGTTTACTATTCATTGGGAAAGGCTGTTAGATGTGTGCAGTTCTTGATGTGCATAATTGTACCCTCGTATCCAGAGATGATGCGTTCAGCCAGTGCCAGGCAgcacagctcctcctcctccacaccgCTTCCTGTTCCCTGCACCGTCAGCAGGTAGGGTGTTACCCGAAATGGGTTGTAACGCATCTCACCCTCACGGTCTTTACCACCcctaaaacatgtaaatacattGTAATTCTTGCTGTGATTAATGATGTAAACAATGAGCCACTTTACTCAACTTATATAAAACACTGTATTGACATAACAATTGTTTAAAACCGGAGTTCATTTAAATGGATGCAGACGAAAGCCATATCTATGTTATTCTTCAACAAAGTAAATCTGTATGCAGAGTTGTTCTATCTGCAACTGTATGAGGTCCAGTGGGGTAGGAAGGATGCAGGAAAAGCTTTCAAAAAGTGTCTTTTGATGATGTTCTGAAAGGATGGAAATATTGACCTGATTCTGCAGAAGAAGGACTTGACCTGGGCACAGTCGAACAGAACTCCTGCTGCAGAGACAAAGAACAGAGTAAAGTTAGTTATCGTCCAAGTCCTTTTATTTACTAATACggtagtatatatatatatatatatatatattaaattcatgccatatttatatatatatatatattcacatattTGAACAAACGATTTAAAATTAAGGTTATCACAGACATCAATATGGCATGAATTTAAATATATCCTGGAATAAGAAGTCTTTAGAATATACTAACATGTATCtgttttgttaatatttataaatgtatttaattattacaAGTGCTGTATCCAATATTCTTcacctttttcttatttgttttataaaatataacaaaatattatCCTTAAAGATTTTAGAAATGCAATAAAACCATAAATGgaaaaatcacata
It includes:
- the per3 gene encoding period circadian protein homolog 3 produces the protein MCDRSVEMAGGDSGPDGEEPALPSSTGGGGEEARGLTGHQGEWDRIKRLRGEERGDPGGNDGQEDEEMTSGSHDLSSSANHSPSSVTGSTSVSTKSEITDDRGQSQREVMVTVAEMKKRIPTDKRSRSRASTVETLHYALNCVKQVQANSEYYKLLMGHGQDKRSDVTVCTLEELERVTSEHTLKNMDSFVVVFSLSSGSVLYASEQAASILCCKRKFLLSAKFVELLFHRDVNVFYSHTAQPYLPPWSNSHTAGVLFDCAQVKSFFCRIRGGKDREGEMRYNPFRVTPYLLTVQGTGSGVEEEELCCLALAERIISGYEAPRIPMDKRIFTTTHSPGCVFLEVDDRAVPLLGYLPQDLIGTSLLTCIHPDDRPLMLSMHRKVLKYAGQSPFEHYPVRLRCQNGDHITLDTSWSSFINPWSRKVAFIIGRHKVRTSPLNEDVFAAPTKEDVPVNHEEIKDLQAKIYKLFLQPVHNNGSSGYGSLGSNGSHEHYISIASSSDSNGNLWEDSRREPVTLHQICADVKRVKSWRQHAYLGYNHKNALLGKRATARLPPAVSSPEVGDHEQSRKQTYIPSYQQINCVDNIIRYLESCTGPALKRKSDSHSFSSSSSTSEDNKPAEATDTARARSDVVLDSAASGTPTSAAVVGTPLTDITMSTKAMSVVSVTSHCSYSSTIVHVPQPESEATALEDTPMGSEPADAAPTSVRPASSPATEEPMLIGLTKEVLSAHTQKQEQEYVDRFHHRILQSPYSSYLQLDNGSMAHSHQPGDYPPPLSAGGMNRPRRGKPRHKHHKPQGSSDSYASLAGPPRRVPNSSWPYSESSQPKIGALYSQTSPLQAQYFPMITQPGPGQITRLQQLSGGTPMVLQPPDQTQLCFNIMQAAQSLPGSQPFQMDHFHNLHNIPNFPNMQPMAPALGVNPYITPVMAVILPSYPPFTPGYPLSTSTLLPHAPITMAGFALGNIPLPQPPFQAQPGPLTQTSLSPLLLSPRASSSVGEEEEVAGPQALFSSSRSSSPLQLNLLQEELPKPNEGQSSTGLNHAESLCQQDANQGDNPSGSGNHDAQLTSSELLDLLMQEDARSGTGSNASGSGESRGSLGSGSGSNGTSTSQTGSSNSSKYFASNDSSDTSRKACKSQEAPAEQQCSFDSRAENSLWGMIQHTPERVMMTYQIHSRDQNEVLAEDREKLRVLQPLQPWFSSEQRLELAEVHPCIQQHIIPQEIDTQGCVSCNAGQGVKVSPPPTANESPSSLEIPQQDSIVPVLDS